From Synergistaceae bacterium, the proteins below share one genomic window:
- a CDS encoding AAA family ATPase, with product MKVVSVINYKGGVGKTTLTANLGAYAASVGKRVLMIDLDPQSNLTFNFIAPSDWAERYSGKMTLKNCFDPVTKDNANEIMPLSEVIISARADDKTLDIISSHLDLIETDMELAAIATVAPNIQGLARNALRVYSYLRNGLYELRNNYDLVMIDCPPNFYTLVKNAIVASDYYIVPAKLDYLSTLGTENLQVGLEKFLTEYDEYRKICKEKPYQPVFISELGVVPIMVEYSKGDTLLKTMAAFEDELRKKHYIFTRVRNNASVFGSAPKIGLPVVLTTPRFLFSSTHKKIKAELQQLGQEFINKLEI from the coding sequence ATGAAAGTTGTATCAGTTATTAACTATAAGGGCGGAGTCGGCAAGACTACATTAACGGCGAATTTAGGTGCTTATGCTGCATCAGTTGGGAAAAGAGTCTTGATGATTGATTTAGATCCGCAGTCAAATTTGACATTTAATTTTATTGCGCCGTCGGACTGGGCAGAACGTTACTCCGGCAAAATGACTCTGAAGAATTGCTTTGACCCCGTAACGAAAGATAACGCAAATGAGATAATGCCCTTATCAGAAGTAATAATTTCCGCGCGTGCAGACGATAAGACACTAGATATTATCAGCTCGCATTTAGATTTAATAGAGACCGATATGGAATTAGCAGCTATTGCAACAGTTGCGCCGAATATTCAAGGACTCGCAAGAAACGCATTAAGAGTGTACAGTTATTTACGCAATGGATTATATGAACTAAGAAATAATTATGATTTAGTTATGATTGATTGTCCGCCAAATTTTTATACTCTCGTGAAAAATGCCATTGTTGCGAGTGATTATTATATAGTACCTGCTAAACTTGATTATTTGTCGACTTTGGGAACGGAAAATTTACAGGTTGGACTCGAAAAATTTTTAACTGAATACGACGAATATAGAAAAATTTGCAAGGAAAAGCCATATCAGCCGGTTTTTATTTCGGAGCTTGGAGTCGTTCCCATAATGGTCGAATATTCAAAGGGTGATACGCTGTTAAAGACTATGGCAGCATTTGAGGACGAATTAAGAAAGAAACATTACATATTTACTCGAGTCAGAAATAACGCGTCTGTATTCGGGTCTGCTCCTAAAATAGGTCTTCCGGTAGTGTTGACAACGCCGAGATTTTTATTTAGCAGCACTCATAAGAAAATTAAAGCCGAACTACAGCAGCTCGGCCAAGAATTTATAAACAAGCTCGAAATATAA
- a CDS encoding biotin transporter BioY, whose amino-acid sequence MKTKYIILCALFAALIAVGTYIRIPTPLVPLTLQTLFVVLAGLILGKFYGAVSVCVYIGAGLAGLPFFTITPTFGYILGFIGGAWISGYAAEKFNPCLLTWIAGALAGIAFIYAVGIPYYYFVSKYYIGNELGAKSLLIYFVLMPLPGDIVKSVAAGLVVQRLKIFFPNKFTWKR is encoded by the coding sequence ATGAAGACAAAATATATTATTTTATGCGCGTTATTTGCGGCGTTAATTGCTGTAGGGACTTATATACGAATCCCGACTCCTTTAGTGCCTCTTACTTTACAGACTTTATTTGTAGTCTTGGCCGGTTTGATTCTGGGAAAATTTTACGGTGCTGTATCAGTATGCGTTTATATCGGTGCAGGACTCGCGGGCTTGCCGTTCTTTACGATTACTCCGACATTTGGTTATATTCTGGGCTTTATCGGGGGCGCGTGGATTTCGGGTTATGCTGCAGAAAAATTTAATCCCTGCTTATTAACGTGGATTGCGGGAGCTTTGGCGGGAATAGCTTTTATTTATGCAGTAGGGATTCCATATTATTATTTTGTGAGCAAATATTATATAGGCAATGAACTAGGCGCAAAGAGTCTATTAATTTATTTCGTGTTGATGCCTTTGCCCGGCGATATTGTGAAGAGTGTTGCTGCCGGGCTTGTTGTGCAGAGACTTAAAATATTTTTCCCGAATAAATTTACTTGGAAGCGGTAA
- a CDS encoding biotin--[acetyl-CoA-carboxylase] ligase produces the protein MREKVLQVLESNRGKFISGENLAGSLNVSRAAIWKAIDSLRKDGHKIKAVPNKGYSLENFSDVLTDKGIKSYLRDDSRVKNVICFDKIDSTNNYAKKISLDGAENGTLIAANSQTAGRGRFGHSFDSPAGTGLYMSLILRPKIESSRFQFITIAAAVAVCLTIEDLCGFKPVIKWVNDIYLNGKKICGILTEAVTGFESGEIESVITGIGINITTEKFSGNYNAGALFSDNNMTCTRNSICAKIADYIMDFAENLSSPELINLYRERSILTGKNITYMKDSQKMFALVQGIDDNGGLIIINESGGKEILRSGEVFTVRENLS, from the coding sequence TTGCGTGAAAAAGTTTTACAAGTTTTAGAATCAAACAGGGGAAAATTTATATCAGGTGAAAATTTAGCAGGTTCTCTCAATGTCTCAAGGGCTGCAATATGGAAAGCTATAGACTCACTCCGTAAAGACGGCCATAAAATTAAAGCTGTCCCGAATAAAGGCTATTCACTCGAAAATTTTAGTGATGTATTGACTGACAAAGGCATTAAATCATATTTGCGTGATGACTCAAGAGTCAAAAATGTTATCTGCTTTGACAAAATCGACTCCACTAATAATTACGCGAAAAAAATATCTTTGGACGGTGCCGAAAACGGGACTCTAATTGCTGCAAACTCACAAACAGCAGGCCGGGGGAGATTCGGACATTCTTTTGACTCGCCGGCGGGTACAGGCTTATATATGAGTCTGATTCTGCGTCCGAAAATTGAGTCCTCAAGATTTCAATTTATAACTATTGCTGCTGCTGTAGCTGTGTGCTTGACTATTGAAGATCTTTGCGGATTTAAGCCTGTCATAAAATGGGTAAATGATATTTACTTGAACGGTAAAAAAATTTGCGGGATTCTAACTGAGGCCGTAACAGGCTTTGAAAGCGGAGAAATTGAAAGCGTCATAACAGGAATCGGCATAAATATAACGACTGAAAAATTTTCCGGCAATTACAACGCAGGAGCACTTTTCAGCGATAATAATATGACTTGCACAAGAAATTCAATTTGCGCAAAAATAGCAGATTACATTATGGATTTCGCCGAAAATTTAAGCTCGCCGGAATTAATAAATTTATATCGTGAACGCTCAATTTTGACAGGAAAAAATATCACCTACATGAAAGACTCGCAAAAAATGTTCGCACTCGTTCAGGGAATCGACGATAACGGCGGATTAATTATCATAAATGAGTCAGGCGGTAAAGAAATTTTGCGCTCCGGTGAAGTATTTACAGTGAGGGAGAATCTATCATGA
- a CDS encoding helix-turn-helix domain-containing protein, producing MSLSANIRLARKTAGLTQIQLADKLGVSIATLRRWEAGETAPTGTRIIELANLLKISPDDIVADKTVTNRQGRASVYYPNSSESNGMLVYEGEGTRIELPPTEKGYELFNRLVENLINKRKENQQM from the coding sequence ATGTCATTAAGCGCAAATATTAGACTTGCACGCAAAACAGCAGGTCTCACGCAAATTCAATTAGCTGATAAATTAGGGGTCTCAATTGCAACATTAAGACGCTGGGAGGCAGGCGAGACAGCACCAACAGGAACGCGAATAATAGAGCTTGCAAACCTGTTAAAAATTTCTCCTGATGACATCGTAGCAGATAAAACCGTAACAAATCGGCAGGGGCGCGCAAGTGTTTATTATCCAAATTCGAGCGAATCAAATGGAATGTTAGTATATGAGGGAGAAGGCACAAGAATCGAGCTTCCCCCTACGGAAAAAGGTTATGAGTTATTTAATCGCTTAGTCGAAAATCTCATAAACAAGCGCAAAGAAAATCAGCAAATGTAA
- a CDS encoding tellurite resistance TerB family protein, with product MALNFMDLLGSMIQGGGMTPSSNQRVSRAGGGIQDILSSLMGAGQAVKDRVGGDNLAATGIGALLGALGGGSRSTTLNSLGGGLMGLLGMMAYKAFTNRGSNASTPAPANVPAYTQPTPQQQATDAEIILLAMIDAAKSDGQVDSNELNQIMKKLQESGVGQEGVNYVISKLNAPMETAKILSATRNRPDLAAQVYAASLMAIEVDTDAERNYLDKLAKGMGLTADVIRNIEDMTGTSNTSYIC from the coding sequence ATGGCATTAAATTTTATGGATCTATTAGGCTCAATGATTCAGGGCGGAGGGATGACTCCTTCATCAAATCAAAGGGTTTCACGCGCGGGCGGAGGGATTCAAGATATATTAAGCTCTCTCATGGGCGCAGGTCAGGCAGTTAAAGACAGAGTCGGCGGCGATAATCTTGCAGCTACAGGAATAGGAGCATTACTCGGCGCACTTGGCGGAGGTTCGCGAAGCACTACATTAAATTCACTCGGCGGCGGTCTAATGGGCTTGCTTGGAATGATGGCTTATAAGGCTTTCACTAACAGAGGCAGCAACGCAAGTACACCAGCTCCCGCAAATGTCCCCGCATACACACAGCCGACACCTCAGCAGCAGGCAACTGACGCAGAAATTATTTTACTCGCAATGATCGACGCTGCAAAATCTGACGGACAAGTTGACTCTAACGAACTCAATCAAATTATGAAAAAATTACAAGAGTCAGGAGTCGGCCAAGAAGGAGTCAATTACGTAATCAGCAAACTTAATGCGCCTATGGAGACAGCAAAAATTTTATCAGCCACACGAAACAGGCCGGATTTAGCAGCACAAGTCTATGCAGCGTCATTAATGGCCATTGAAGTAGACACCGACGCAGAAAGAAATTATCTCGACAAACTCGCTAAAGGAATGGGACTTACTGCCGACGTTATCAGAAATATTGAAGACATGACCGGCACAAGCAATACAAGTTACATTTGCTGA
- the cobJ gene encoding precorrin-3B C(17)-methyltransferase has product MIYVIGIGPGGHDSITPRALKALKSCEIIAGYTKYIDLVRDILPGKCFIAYSMRQEILRCQEVLNLSRGKNINIALISSGDSGVYGMAGLMLETARDSGQEVIIIPGMTAANSAAAVLGAPLMNDYVNISLSDLMTPWKIIEKRLIAACTGDFVICLYNPASNNRPENFRRACKILLDYKSPSTPAGFVMNSDRENEYHEIMTLSQIQDCKLINMSCTVIIGNSQSYILDGKIITPRGYKIFQTC; this is encoded by the coding sequence ATGATTTACGTAATAGGCATAGGGCCGGGCGGACATGACTCAATTACTCCGCGTGCATTAAAGGCGTTAAAGTCGTGCGAAATTATCGCGGGCTACACAAAATATATTGACTTAGTGCGCGATATTCTGCCCGGAAAATGCTTTATTGCTTACTCGATGAGACAAGAAATTTTACGTTGTCAAGAAGTATTAAATCTTTCACGCGGGAAAAATATAAATATTGCGTTAATCTCAAGCGGGGACTCTGGCGTTTACGGTATGGCGGGCTTAATGCTTGAGACTGCACGAGACAGCGGCCAAGAAGTTATTATTATTCCCGGGATGACTGCGGCTAATTCTGCTGCGGCTGTTTTGGGTGCTCCGTTAATGAATGATTATGTAAATATAAGTCTCAGCGATTTAATGACTCCTTGGAAAATTATCGAGAAAAGGTTAATAGCTGCCTGCACGGGAGATTTTGTAATTTGCTTATACAATCCAGCTAGCAATAACAGACCCGAAAATTTTAGACGAGCCTGCAAAATCTTACTTGATTATAAATCACCTTCAACGCCCGCTGGTTTTGTGATGAACTCTGACAGAGAAAATGAATATCACGAAATTATGACTCTCTCACAAATTCAAGACTGCAAATTAATAAATATGTCCTGCACCGTAATAATAGGCAATTCACAAAGCTACATACTTGACGGAAAAATTATCACTCCTAGGGGCTATAAAATTTTTCAAACATGCTAG
- the trmFO gene encoding methylenetetrahydrofolate--tRNA-(uracil(54)-C(5))-methyltransferase (FADH(2)-oxidizing) TrmFO has translation MMADVKIIGGGLAGCEAAWQLTKRGYTVELYEMRPEKLTPAHKTGFLAELVCSNSLGSENREYRLTGQGILKEELALLDSLILSCAQATRVPAGGALAVDRDKFAALVTEKITSNDKITIIRKECEKLPRGLTIIASGPLTSGKLAANLKVLADQQISFYDAIAPVVTKDSIDMKKAFVAGRYGHDTDYINCPFDKKTYTKFYNALVKAKRNLPHDFEKGKYFRGCMPIEAIAESGFNSMRFGPLKPVGIVNPQTGNEDFFAIVQLRQDNFDGTLYNLVGFQTGLKWGEQKRVFSMIPGLEHAEFVRLGVMHRNTSVNAPAVLDEYLRLKKWNKIFIAGQLTGVEGYLESTAMGLIAGLNAAYTLAGKELLTWPRDTAIGSLLHYLQTTKPKNFQPMNVNFGIFTPPEGVKDRDEKAKILRDKSVAAMTKFVENI, from the coding sequence ATAATGGCAGACGTAAAAATTATAGGCGGCGGCCTTGCAGGGTGTGAGGCAGCGTGGCAGTTGACAAAAAGGGGTTATACTGTCGAACTTTACGAGATGAGGCCGGAAAAATTAACTCCAGCACACAAAACCGGATTTCTTGCCGAACTCGTTTGCAGCAACTCTCTAGGATCCGAGAATAGAGAATACAGACTCACTGGTCAAGGCATTCTGAAAGAGGAACTTGCATTACTTGACTCTCTGATTCTTTCGTGCGCTCAGGCAACAAGAGTCCCGGCCGGCGGAGCTTTAGCAGTTGACCGTGATAAATTTGCAGCTTTGGTAACAGAAAAAATTACATCGAATGACAAAATCACAATAATTCGTAAAGAGTGCGAGAAACTTCCGAGGGGACTCACAATAATTGCTTCAGGGCCTTTAACCAGCGGAAAATTAGCAGCAAATCTCAAAGTCTTAGCAGATCAGCAAATTTCATTCTATGACGCAATAGCACCCGTTGTAACAAAAGATTCAATCGACATGAAAAAGGCTTTTGTCGCTGGGCGTTACGGTCATGATACGGATTATATTAATTGCCCGTTCGACAAGAAGACGTACACAAAATTTTATAATGCGCTAGTTAAAGCAAAGAGGAATTTACCTCACGATTTCGAGAAGGGAAAATATTTTCGCGGATGTATGCCCATTGAAGCAATTGCAGAGAGCGGCTTTAACTCCATGAGATTCGGCCCGCTAAAACCTGTAGGAATCGTGAATCCACAAACAGGCAATGAAGATTTCTTTGCAATAGTTCAGTTACGACAGGACAATTTTGACGGAACATTATATAACCTAGTAGGCTTCCAGACCGGTTTAAAATGGGGTGAACAAAAACGCGTTTTCTCGATGATTCCGGGACTTGAGCACGCTGAATTTGTTAGACTCGGTGTAATGCACAGAAATACATCTGTTAATGCTCCGGCCGTACTTGATGAATATTTGCGACTCAAAAAATGGAACAAAATTTTTATCGCAGGACAATTAACAGGAGTCGAAGGCTATCTTGAAAGTACAGCAATGGGACTCATAGCAGGACTTAACGCAGCTTATACACTCGCGGGGAAAGAGCTTTTAACTTGGCCGAGAGATACTGCAATAGGTTCATTATTACATTATTTGCAGACGACGAAGCCCAAAAATTTCCAGCCGATGAACGTAAATTTTGGAATCTTCACGCCGCCTGAAGGAGTTAAAGACAGAGACGAGAAAGCTAAAATTTTACGTGATAAATCAGTAGCAGCAATGACAAAATTTGTAGAAAATATATGA